One window of the Triticum dicoccoides isolate Atlit2015 ecotype Zavitan chromosome 3B, WEW_v2.0, whole genome shotgun sequence genome contains the following:
- the LOC119274880 gene encoding 2-alkenal reductase (NADP(+)-dependent)-like — translation MWLAIPQGPYIDRCPSRNPNTFQANRSTVDRSCNPSTTAMAELKSRRVILKDYVEGYPTEDHMELLPAADVDEAAAAEEGSVLVKNLCLSCDPYMRPKMARPQEQWYTEAYVPGTTITGFGVAQVVRSSLPGLAAGDLVSGVTGWEDYSVIKPPFAGQLTKIRPEDGLPLSYYTGVLGMPGFTAYVGFHRICAPKAGETVFVSAASGAVGQLVGQFARLMGCYVVGSAGSKEKVDLLINKFGFHDAFNYKEEGGDLAGALKKRFPDGIDVYFENVGGKMLEAVLANMKVHGRIAVCGLISQYNLAAGEKDAEELRARNLVYLISKRIRMQGFVEPDHKHLYPEYRAWVVPHIKDGKVVYMEDVVEGLDAAPGALIGLFHGRNVGKQVVRLANPQ, via the coding sequence ATGTGGCTCGCCATCCCCCAGGGACCATATATAGATCGATGCCCTAGCAGAAATCCAAACACATTCCAAGCTAATCGATCCACTGTCGATCGTAGTTGCAATCCATCCACAACGGCGATGGCGGAGCTGAAGAGCCGGCGCGTGATCCTGAAGGACTACGTGGAGGGCTACCCCACGGAGGATCACATGGAGCTGCTGCCCGCCGCCGACGTCGACGAAGCCGCGGCCGCCGAGGAGGGCTCGGTGCTGGTCAAGAACCTGTGCCTCTCGTGCGACCCCTACATGCGCCCCAAGATGGCGCGCCCGCAGGAGCAGTGGTACACCGAGGCCTACGTCCCGGGCACCACCATCACCGGCTTCGGGGTGGCCCAGGTGGTCCGCTCGTCGCTGCCtggcctcgccgccggcgacctggtCTCAGGCGTCACGGGGTGGGAGGACTACAGCGTCATCAAGCCGCCCTTTGCGGGCCAGCTCACCAAGATCCGGCCGGAGGACGGCCTCCCGCTGTCCTACTACACGGGCGTCCTGGGTATGCCGGGGTTCACCGCCTACGTGGGCTTCCACCGCATCTGCGCCCCCAAGGCCGGCGAGACGGTGTTCGTCTCGGCGGCCTCCGGCGCGGTGGGGCAGCTCGTCGGCCAGTTCGCCAGGCTCATGGGCTGCTACGTCGTCGGCAGCGCCGGGTCCAAGGAGAAGGTGGACCTGCTCATCAACAAGTTCGGCTTCCACGACGCGTTCAACTACAAGGAGGAGGGCGGCGACCTCGCCGGCGCGCTCAAGAAGCGCTTCCCCGACGGCATCGACGTCTACTTCGAGAACGTGGGCGGGAAGATGCTGGAGGCCGTGCTGGCCAACATGAAGGTGCACGGCCGCATCGCCGTCTGCGGCCTCATCTCGCAGTACAACCTCGCCGCCGGCGAGAAGGACGCGGAGGAGCTCAGAGCGCGCAACCTGGTGTACCTCATTTCCAAGCGGATCCGGATGCAGGGGTTCGTCGAGCCCGACCACAAGCACCTCTACCCGGAGTACAGGGCGTGGGTGGTGCCGCACATCAAGGACGGCAAGGTGGTGTACATGGAGGACGTCGTGGAGGGGCTCGACGCGGCGCCCGGAGCGCTCATCGGACTCTTCCACGGCCGCAACGTCGGTAAGCAGGTCGTCAGGCTCGCCAACCCTCAGTGA
- the LOC119274881 gene encoding 2-alkenal reductase (NADP(+)-dependent)-like, giving the protein MAELKSRRVILKDYVEGYPTEAHMEVLPAAAVDEAAAAEEGSVLVKNLYLSCDPYMRPKMSRPLHQSYTAAFVPGTAITGYGVSEVVRSSRPGLAAGDLVWGMTGWEDYSIIKPPFTAILTMIQPDDGVPLSYYTGILGMPGLTAYVGFHHICSPKAGETVYVSAASGAVGQLVGQFARLLGCHVVGSAGSKEKVDLLINKFGFHDAFNYKEEGGDLAGALKKRFPDGIDVYFENVGGKMLEAVLLNMKVHGRIAVCGLISQYNLTAGEKEADVGVRNLTSIVSKRIRMQGFIEPDHKHLYPEYMAWVLPHIKEGRVVYVEDVADGLDAAPAALIGLFHGRNVGKQVVRLTAPE; this is encoded by the coding sequence ATGGCGGAGCTGAAGAGCCGGCGGGTGATCCTCAAGGACTACGTGGAGGGCTACCCCACGGAGGCGCACATGGAAGTGCTCCCCGCCGCGGCCGTCGACGAGGCCGCGGCCGCCGAGGAGGGGTCTGTGCTGGTCAAGAACCTGTACCTCTCCTGCGACCCCTACATGCGCCCCAAGATGTCCCGCCCACTGCACCAGTCCTACACCGCCGCCTTCGTCCCGGGCACCGCCATCACCGGCTACGGCGTGTCCGAGGTGGTCCGCTCCTCGCGGcccgggctcgccgccggcgacctcgtcTGGGGCATGACAGGCTGGGAGGACTACAGCATCATCAAGCCGCCATTCACTGCTATACTCACCATGATCCAGCCCGACGACGGCGTGCCGCTGTCCTACTACACGGGCATCCTGGGCATGCCGGGGCTCACGGCCTACGTCGGCTTCCACCACATCTGCTCCCCCaaggcgggggagacggtgtacgtcTCGGCAGCCTCCGGCGCCGTCGGGCAGCTGGTCGGCCAGTTCGCCAGGCTCCTGGGCTGCCACGTCGTTGGCAGCGCCGGGTCCAAGGAGAAGGTGGACCTGCTCATCAACAAGTTCGGATTCCACGACGCGTTCAACTACAAGGAGGAAGGCGGCGACCTCGCCGGCGCGCTCAAGAAGCGCTTCCCCGACGGCATCGACGTCTACTTCGAGAACGTCGGCGGCAAGATGCTCGAGGCCGTGCTGCTCAACATGAAGGTGCACGGCCGCATCGCCGTCTGCGGCCTCATCTCGCAGTACAACCTCACCGCCGGCGAGAAGGAGGCCGACGTCGGCGTGCGCAACCTCACCTCCATCGTCTCCAAGCGCATCCGCATGCAGGGCTTCATCGAGCCTGACCACAAGCACCTCTACCCCGAGTACATGGCGTGGGTGCTCCCGCACATCAAGGAGGGCAGGGTCGTCTACGTGGAGGACGTCGCCGACGGGCTCGACGCCGCGCCCGCAGCGCTCATCGGCCTCTTCCACGGCCGCAACGTCGGCAAGCAGGTCGTCAGGCTCACCGCACCCGAGTGA